Proteins encoded by one window of Arachis ipaensis cultivar K30076 chromosome B04, Araip1.1, whole genome shotgun sequence:
- the LOC107636181 gene encoding uncharacterized protein LOC107636181 — translation MCLPLHLRQFWLHLRRSHDLNRDCDEQIGDNRPFGQLAIALVGTPVMIPVFGVGGEPNGVEDVLWDDDNDVEPTTIDEDSDNDLGRSIPIGGGGTSISETQVLESDHCKNYRKCKDFDNGCTWLIRITLHQWKGIWEVRRYNGSHTCLATSISSDRRMLDYHAIFAFILLMIRADAAMLIKITMPGSVVVLKTSPVRLGVQVDESSIGVQVDESSIGVQVDESSTYFHWLFWTFPPCIEAFRYCKSLVSIGRTHLYGKYGDTLMIAVAQDRNSNIISIAFVLVEGILVISDRHNGIKAALGIRLVPTKHFVFDTWQQVLP, via the exons CGACCTTTCGGTCAGCTTGCTATTGCGCTGGTCGGCACTCCTGTTATGATCCCAGTTTTTGGGGTGGGTGGAGAACCAAATGGTGTCGAAGATGTATTGtgggatgatgataatgatgtggAGCCCACCACTATTGATGAGGATAGCGATAATGATCTTGGGAGGAGTATTCCAATTGGGGGTGGTGGAACATCTATTTCGGAAACTCA AGTGCTGGAATCTGATCATTGCAAGAACTATAGAAAGTGTAAGGATTTCGACAACGgttgcacatggttgattcggatCACTCTTCACCAGTGGAAGGGTATTTGGGAGGTAAGAAGGTATAATGGATCTCATACATGTCTGGCCACGTCGATATCTAGTGATCGCAGGATGCTTGATTATCATGCTATATTTGCTTTCATACTGCTTATGATAAGAGCTGATGCGGCTATGTTGATCAAG ATAACAATGCCAGGTAGTGTTGTAGTGTTGAAGACGAGCCCTGTGCGACTTGGTGTGCAAGTCGATGAGTCATCGATTGGTGTGCAAGTCGATGAGTCATCGATTGGTGTGCAAGTCGATGAGTCATCGACTTATTTCCATTGGCTATTTTGGACATTCCCACCGTGTATCGAGGCCTTTAGGTATTGTAAATCGTTGGTTAGTATTGGTAGGACACACTTGTATGGTAAATACGGGGATACACTGATGATTGCGGTTGCTCAGGATAGGAATTCTAACATCATTTCCATTGCTTTCGTACTTGTAGAGG GTATTCTAGTCATATCGGATAGGCACAATGGAATCAAGGCTGCATTAGGTATCCGCCTAGTGCCTACCAAGCATTTCGTATTTGACACGTGGCAGCAAGTTTTGCCCTGA